In Desulfobacterales bacterium, the sequence CTCCGACCGTTCCAGTGCGGCGTTTCATTTCAAATCAACAATTTAAACATCCATCCATTTACCGTTTCCCACGACGCAGCCGATCCGGTGGGATTTACTATCGGGCAAAACGGCCGCCGCATCGGCATCGCCACCGATCTGGGCACTGTCACGCCCCAACTCAAAAAGCGGCTGCAAGATTGTCATTTACTCATCCTGGAAGCCAATCATGACCCGCAAATGCTGCTCGACGGACCATATCCCTGGCCCTTAAAAAAACGGATTCAGGGCCGGCGCGGGCATCTATCCAATCAACAGTCAAAACGTCTGCTCCAACAATTGCAGCATAGGGGATTAAAACATGTCATCCTGGCGCACCTGAGTGAAACCAACAACAGCCCCCAAAAGGTTCTGGCTGAGGTATCTGAAGTCTTTAACCGCTGCAAACCGCGTTTGACGATCGCCAGCCAGCACCGCAGCAGTGAGATTATTTACCTTAAATAAGGTTTCAGTGTTCAGGTGTCAGGTTTCAGGGTAACCCGTGTAATACCAACAACTTCAATATCAATATGCCGCCATCATCATTTATTTCTCGGGGTCAACGATAGGCTCTCCAGGCCTTTTGCTGACACCT encodes:
- a CDS encoding MBL fold metallo-hydrolase produces the protein MKLELQRDRQCADYNLAVCVLASGSRGNAIFISDGLTGILLDAGLSATELKRRLKSRGLNPNDLDAILLSHEHSDHIQSVGVLSRQLKLPIYLSSKIKKKALLGNSVHELRPFQCGVSFQINNLNIHPFTVSHDAADPVGFTIGQNGRRIGIATDLGTVTPQLKKRLQDCHLLILEANHDPQMLLDGPYPWPLKKRIQGRRGHLSNQQSKRLLQQLQHRGLKHVILAHLSETNNSPQKVLAEVSEVFNRCKPRLTIASQHRSSEIIYLK